From Vulpes vulpes isolate BD-2025 chromosome 7, VulVul3, whole genome shotgun sequence, one genomic window encodes:
- the ZMIZ2 gene encoding zinc finger MIZ domain-containing protein 2 isoform X3 has translation MNPMHPVKPALPPTPHGDGPFAYEAVPWQQSATQPAGSLSVVTTVWGVGNAAQSQVLGNPMGPAGSPPGGSVMPGMAGSGSALNSPQCLGQQAFGEGAANKGFVQQGVYGRGGYPGGPGFTPGYAGGPGGPGGLGLPSHATRPSTDFTQAAAAAAVAAAAATATATATATVAALQEKQSQELSQYGAMGAGQAFNSQFLQHGGPRGPSVPSSMNPTSMGGLLGPSGLSPMGMNPPRAAGMAPLYAGQRLPQHGYAGPPQAQPLPRQGVKRAYSSEVYPGQQYLPGGQYGPSATQYTPGAGQSSAPSSYAGHRLPLQQGLAQSLPAPGPAGLHYKPTRSIPGYPSSPLPGSPTPPMTPGSSVPYMSTSQEVKSPFLPDLKPSVSSLHPSPPGSGPCDELRLTFPVRDGVVLEPFRLQHNLAVSNHAFQLRDSVYKTLMLRPDLELQFKCYHHEDRQMNTNWPASVQVSVNATPLTIERGDNKTSHKPLYLKHVCQPGRNTIQITVTACCCSHLFVLQLVHRPSVRSVLQGLLKKRLLPAEHCITKIKRNFSSGTIPGTPGPNGEDGVEQTAIKVSLKCPITFRRIQLPARGHDCRHIQCFDLESYLQLNCERGTWRCPVCNKTALLEGLEVDQYMLGILIYIQNSDYEEITIDPTCSWKPVPVKPDVHVKEEPDGPVLKRCRTVSPAHVLMPSVMEMIAALGPGAAPFAPLQPPSAPAPGDYPSQASSFLGPGTFPDSFPPATPSTPALPEFTAGPPPSSYQSDLPSSLLTPEKSTPCLPGQMAPAGHLDPAHNPGTQGLHAPSLGGPPGAQLHHANPPPASRQPLGPVSSGPLGELGFSAAAGVMGPPMSGAGEAPEPALDVSTGPMLGSTWELGLGTACSSSPGSTCFIEGRTLTPQ, from the exons ATGAACCCCATGCACCCCGTGaaacctgccctgccccccacgccACACGG TGATGGTCCATTTGCTTATGAGGCGGTGCCTTGGCAACAGAGCGCCACTCAGCCGGCGGGATCACTGTCTGTGGTCACAACCGTGTGGGGCGTTGGGAACGCGGCCCAGAGCCAG GTTTTGGGGAACCCCatgggccctgcagggagccccccggGTGGCTCTGTGATGCCTGGCATGGCTGGCAGCGGCTCAGCCCTGAATTCCCCACAGTGCCTCGGACAGCAGGCATTTGGTGAGGGCGCCGCCAACAAGGGCTTCGTGCAGCAAGGGGTGTACGGCCGTGGGGGCTACCCTGGGGGCCCCGGCTTCACTCCTGG GTATGCAGGCGGTcccgggggccctgggggcctgggTCTACCCTCACATGCCACACGACCCTCCACCGATTTCActcaggcggcggcggcggctgcggtgGCTGCTGCTGCAGCCACCGCCACGGCCACCGCCACGGCCACCGTGGCCGCCCTCCAGGAGAAGCAGAGCCAGGAGCTGAGCCAGTACGGAGCG ATGGGGGCCGGGCAGGCTTTCAACAGCCAGTTCCTGCAGCACGGAGGTCCCCGGGGGCCCAGCGTCCCAAGCAGCATGAACCCCACCAGCATGGGAGGGCTGCTGGGCCCCTCTGGCCTGAGCCCCATGGGCATGAACCCCCCCCGGGCGGCAGGCATGGCCCCCCTGTACGCAGGGCAGCGCCTGCCCCAGCATGGGTACGCTGGGCCCCCGCAGGCCCAGCCACTGCCCCGACAGGGGGTCAAGAGAGCCTATTCCAGCGAG GTTTATCCAGGGCAGCAGTACCTGCCAGGAGGCCAGTACGGGCCTAGTGCCACCCAGTACACACCTGGCGCCGGACAGtcttctgctccctcctcctatgCCGGCCACCGGCTGCCCCTGCAGCAGGGCCTGGCCCAGTCCctgcccgcccccggccctgcaGGACTGCACTACAAG CCCACCCGTTCCATCCCTGGCTACCCCAGCTCCCCACTGCCGGGGAGCCCCACGCCGCCCATGACCCCCGGCAGCAGCGTTCCCTACATGTCCACTAGCCAGGAGGTCAAGTCTCCCTTCCTGCCCGACCTCAAGCCCAGTGTGAGCTCCTTACACCCGTCACCCCCCG GCAGCGGCCCCTGCGACGAGCTGCGGCTGACCTTCCCCGTGCGGGACGGGGTGGTCCTGGAGCCCTTCCGCCTGCAGCACAACCTGGCTGTGAGCAACCATGCCTTCCAGCTCCGCGACTCTGTCTACAAGACCCTGATGCTGAG gCCCGACCTGGAGCTGCAGTTCAAGTGCTACCACCACGAGGACCGGCAGATGAACACCAACTGGCCGGCCTCTGTGCAGGTCAGCGTCAACGCCACCCCACTGACCATTGAGCGCGGCGACAACAAGACGTCCCATAAGCCCCTGTACCTGAAACACGTGTGCCAGCCAGGCCGCAACACCATCCAGATCACAGTCACAGCCTGCTGCTGC TCCCATCTGTTCGTGTTGCAGCTGGTCCACCGGCCCTCCGTTCGCTCAGTGCTGCAGGGTCTCCTCAAGAAGCGCCTCCTACCTGCCGAGCACTGTATCACCAAGA TAAAGCGCAACTTCAGCAGCGGCACcatcccaggcacccctgggccaAACGGCGAGGACGGGGTAGAGCAGACCGCCATCAAGGTGTCCCTCAAGTGCCCCATCACCTTCCGCAGGATCCAGCTCCCCGCCCGCGGTCACGACTGCCGCCACATCCAG TGCTTCGACCTGGAATCCTACCTACAGCTCAACTGCGAGAGGGGGACTTGGAGGTGCCCTGTGTGCAA TAAGACAGCGTTGCTGGAAGGCCTGGAGGTAGACCAGTACATGCTGGGCATTCTCATTTACATTCAGAA CTCCGATTACGAGGAGATCACCATCGACCCCACGTGCAGTTGGAAGCCGGTGCCAGTGAAGCCAGACGTACATGTCAAGGAGGAGCCGGATGGGCCCGTGCTGAAGCGCTGCCGCACTGTGAGCCCTGCGCACGTGCTCATGCCCAGTGTGATGGAGATGATTGcagccctgggccccggggccgcccccttcgcccccctgcagcccccctcAGCCCCAGCTCCTGGTGACTACCCCAGCCAGG CTTCCAGCTTCCTGGGACCCGGGACTTTCCCCGATTCCTTCCCGCCCGCCACGCCCAGCACCCCAGCCCTTCCGGAGTTCACTGCGGGGCCGCCCCCCAGCTCCTACCAATCTGACCTTCCCAGCAGCCTCCTGACCCCAGAGAAGTCTaccccctgcctcccaggccag ATGGCACCAGCGGGTCACCTGGACCCAGCCCACAACCCCGGGACGCAAGGCCTGCACGCCCCCAGCCTTGGGGGGCCCCCCGGGGCCCAGCTGCACCATGCAAACCCTCCCCCAGCATCCCGGCAGCCCCTGGGCCCAGTGAGCTCAGGCCCCCTCGGCGAGCTGGGCTTCAGTGCGGCCGCAGGCGTGATGGGGCCCCCCATGTCTGGGGCGGGGGAGGCCCCGGAACCGGCCCTGGACGTGAGTACGGGCCCCATGCTGGGGAGCAcatgggagctggggctggggacagCGTGTTCATCGTCCCCAGGGTCCACGTGCTTCATAGAAGGGAGGACACTGACGCCCCAGTGA
- the ZMIZ2 gene encoding zinc finger MIZ domain-containing protein 2 isoform X1, whose translation MNPMHPVKPALPPTPHGDGPFAYEAVPWQQSATQPAGSLSVVTTVWGVGNAAQSQVLGNPMGPAGSPPGGSVMPGMAGSGSALNSPQCLGQQAFGEGAANKGFVQQGVYGRGGYPGGPGFTPGYAGGPGGPGGLGLPSHATRPSTDFTQAAAAAAVAAAAATATATATATVAALQEKQSQELSQYGAMGAGQAFNSQFLQHGGPRGPSVPSSMNPTSMGGLLGPSGLSPMGMNPPRAAGMAPLYAGQRLPQHGYAGPPQAQPLPRQGVKRAYSSEVYPGQQYLPGGQYGPSATQYTPGAGQSSAPSSYAGHRLPLQQGLAQSLPAPGPAGLHYKPTEQFNGQGTSFNGGSVGYSQHGLSGPTRSIPGYPSSPLPGSPTPPMTPGSSVPYMSTSQEVKSPFLPDLKPSVSSLHPSPPGSGPCDELRLTFPVRDGVVLEPFRLQHNLAVSNHAFQLRDSVYKTLMLRPDLELQFKCYHHEDRQMNTNWPASVQVSVNATPLTIERGDNKTSHKPLYLKHVCQPGRNTIQITVTACCCSHLFVLQLVHRPSVRSVLQGLLKKRLLPAEHCITKIKRNFSSGTIPGTPGPNGEDGVEQTAIKVSLKCPITFRRIQLPARGHDCRHIQCFDLESYLQLNCERGTWRCPVCNKTALLEGLEVDQYMLGILIYIQNSDYEEITIDPTCSWKPVPVKPDVHVKEEPDGPVLKRCRTVSPAHVLMPSVMEMIAALGPGAAPFAPLQPPSAPAPGDYPSQASSFLGPGTFPDSFPPATPSTPALPEFTAGPPPSSYQSDLPSSLLTPEKSTPCLPGQMAPAGHLDPAHNPGTQGLHAPSLGGPPGAQLHHANPPPASRQPLGPVSSGPLGELGFSAAAGVMGPPMSGAGEAPEPALDVSTGPMLGSTWELGLGTACSSSPGSTCFIEGRTLTPQ comes from the exons ATGAACCCCATGCACCCCGTGaaacctgccctgccccccacgccACACGG TGATGGTCCATTTGCTTATGAGGCGGTGCCTTGGCAACAGAGCGCCACTCAGCCGGCGGGATCACTGTCTGTGGTCACAACCGTGTGGGGCGTTGGGAACGCGGCCCAGAGCCAG GTTTTGGGGAACCCCatgggccctgcagggagccccccggGTGGCTCTGTGATGCCTGGCATGGCTGGCAGCGGCTCAGCCCTGAATTCCCCACAGTGCCTCGGACAGCAGGCATTTGGTGAGGGCGCCGCCAACAAGGGCTTCGTGCAGCAAGGGGTGTACGGCCGTGGGGGCTACCCTGGGGGCCCCGGCTTCACTCCTGG GTATGCAGGCGGTcccgggggccctgggggcctgggTCTACCCTCACATGCCACACGACCCTCCACCGATTTCActcaggcggcggcggcggctgcggtgGCTGCTGCTGCAGCCACCGCCACGGCCACCGCCACGGCCACCGTGGCCGCCCTCCAGGAGAAGCAGAGCCAGGAGCTGAGCCAGTACGGAGCG ATGGGGGCCGGGCAGGCTTTCAACAGCCAGTTCCTGCAGCACGGAGGTCCCCGGGGGCCCAGCGTCCCAAGCAGCATGAACCCCACCAGCATGGGAGGGCTGCTGGGCCCCTCTGGCCTGAGCCCCATGGGCATGAACCCCCCCCGGGCGGCAGGCATGGCCCCCCTGTACGCAGGGCAGCGCCTGCCCCAGCATGGGTACGCTGGGCCCCCGCAGGCCCAGCCACTGCCCCGACAGGGGGTCAAGAGAGCCTATTCCAGCGAG GTTTATCCAGGGCAGCAGTACCTGCCAGGAGGCCAGTACGGGCCTAGTGCCACCCAGTACACACCTGGCGCCGGACAGtcttctgctccctcctcctatgCCGGCCACCGGCTGCCCCTGCAGCAGGGCCTGGCCCAGTCCctgcccgcccccggccctgcaGGACTGCACTACAAG CCCACAGAGCAGTTCAACGGGCAGGGCACCAGCTTCAACGGGGGGAGCGTCGGCTACAGCCAGCATGGCCTGAGTGGG CCCACCCGTTCCATCCCTGGCTACCCCAGCTCCCCACTGCCGGGGAGCCCCACGCCGCCCATGACCCCCGGCAGCAGCGTTCCCTACATGTCCACTAGCCAGGAGGTCAAGTCTCCCTTCCTGCCCGACCTCAAGCCCAGTGTGAGCTCCTTACACCCGTCACCCCCCG GCAGCGGCCCCTGCGACGAGCTGCGGCTGACCTTCCCCGTGCGGGACGGGGTGGTCCTGGAGCCCTTCCGCCTGCAGCACAACCTGGCTGTGAGCAACCATGCCTTCCAGCTCCGCGACTCTGTCTACAAGACCCTGATGCTGAG gCCCGACCTGGAGCTGCAGTTCAAGTGCTACCACCACGAGGACCGGCAGATGAACACCAACTGGCCGGCCTCTGTGCAGGTCAGCGTCAACGCCACCCCACTGACCATTGAGCGCGGCGACAACAAGACGTCCCATAAGCCCCTGTACCTGAAACACGTGTGCCAGCCAGGCCGCAACACCATCCAGATCACAGTCACAGCCTGCTGCTGC TCCCATCTGTTCGTGTTGCAGCTGGTCCACCGGCCCTCCGTTCGCTCAGTGCTGCAGGGTCTCCTCAAGAAGCGCCTCCTACCTGCCGAGCACTGTATCACCAAGA TAAAGCGCAACTTCAGCAGCGGCACcatcccaggcacccctgggccaAACGGCGAGGACGGGGTAGAGCAGACCGCCATCAAGGTGTCCCTCAAGTGCCCCATCACCTTCCGCAGGATCCAGCTCCCCGCCCGCGGTCACGACTGCCGCCACATCCAG TGCTTCGACCTGGAATCCTACCTACAGCTCAACTGCGAGAGGGGGACTTGGAGGTGCCCTGTGTGCAA TAAGACAGCGTTGCTGGAAGGCCTGGAGGTAGACCAGTACATGCTGGGCATTCTCATTTACATTCAGAA CTCCGATTACGAGGAGATCACCATCGACCCCACGTGCAGTTGGAAGCCGGTGCCAGTGAAGCCAGACGTACATGTCAAGGAGGAGCCGGATGGGCCCGTGCTGAAGCGCTGCCGCACTGTGAGCCCTGCGCACGTGCTCATGCCCAGTGTGATGGAGATGATTGcagccctgggccccggggccgcccccttcgcccccctgcagcccccctcAGCCCCAGCTCCTGGTGACTACCCCAGCCAGG CTTCCAGCTTCCTGGGACCCGGGACTTTCCCCGATTCCTTCCCGCCCGCCACGCCCAGCACCCCAGCCCTTCCGGAGTTCACTGCGGGGCCGCCCCCCAGCTCCTACCAATCTGACCTTCCCAGCAGCCTCCTGACCCCAGAGAAGTCTaccccctgcctcccaggccag ATGGCACCAGCGGGTCACCTGGACCCAGCCCACAACCCCGGGACGCAAGGCCTGCACGCCCCCAGCCTTGGGGGGCCCCCCGGGGCCCAGCTGCACCATGCAAACCCTCCCCCAGCATCCCGGCAGCCCCTGGGCCCAGTGAGCTCAGGCCCCCTCGGCGAGCTGGGCTTCAGTGCGGCCGCAGGCGTGATGGGGCCCCCCATGTCTGGGGCGGGGGAGGCCCCGGAACCGGCCCTGGACGTGAGTACGGGCCCCATGCTGGGGAGCAcatgggagctggggctggggacagCGTGTTCATCGTCCCCAGGGTCCACGTGCTTCATAGAAGGGAGGACACTGACGCCCCAGTGA
- the ZMIZ2 gene encoding zinc finger MIZ domain-containing protein 2 isoform X4, with product MNPMHPVKPALPPTPHGDGPFAYEAVPWQQSATQPAGSLSVVTTVWGVGNAAQSQVLGNPMGPAGSPPGGSVMPGMAGSGSALNSPQCLGQQAFGEGAANKGFVQQGVYGRGGYPGGPGFTPGYAGGPGGPGGLGLPSHATRPSTDFTQAAAAAAVAAAAATATATATATVAALQEKQSQELSQYGAMGAGQAFNSQFLQHGGPRGPSVPSSMNPTSMGGLLGPSGLSPMGMNPPRAAGMAPLYAGQRLPQHGYAGPPQAQPLPRQGVKRAYSSEVYPGQQYLPGGQYGPSATQYTPGAGQSSAPSSYAGHRLPLQQGLAQSLPAPGPAGLHYKPTRSIPGYPSSPLPGSPTPPMTPGSSVPYMSTSQEVKSPFLPDLKPSVSSLHPSPPGSGPCDELRLTFPVRDGVVLEPFRLQHNLAVSNHAFQLRDSVYKTLMLRPDLELQFKCYHHEDRQMNTNWPASVQVSVNATPLTIERGDNKTSHKPLYLKHVCQPGRNTIQITVTACCCSHLFVLQLVHRPSVRSVLQGLLKKRLLPAEHCITKIKRNFSSGTIPGTPGPNGEDGVEQTAIKVSLKCPITFRRIQLPARGHDCRHIQCFDLESYLQLNCERGTWRCPVCNKTALLEGLEVDQYMLGILIYIQNSDYEEITIDPTCSWKPVPVKPDVHVKEEPDGPVLKRCRTVSPAHVLMPSVMEMIAALGPGAAPFAPLQPPSAPAPGDYPSQASSFLGPGTFPDSFPPATPSTPALPEFTAGPPPSSYQSDLPSSLLTPEKSTPCLPGQMAPAGHLDPAHNPGTQGLHAPSLGGPPGAQLHHANPPPASRQPLGPVSSGPLGELGFSAAAGVMGPPMSGAGEAPEPALDLLPELTNPEELLSYLGPPDLPTNNNDDLLSLFENN from the exons ATGAACCCCATGCACCCCGTGaaacctgccctgccccccacgccACACGG TGATGGTCCATTTGCTTATGAGGCGGTGCCTTGGCAACAGAGCGCCACTCAGCCGGCGGGATCACTGTCTGTGGTCACAACCGTGTGGGGCGTTGGGAACGCGGCCCAGAGCCAG GTTTTGGGGAACCCCatgggccctgcagggagccccccggGTGGCTCTGTGATGCCTGGCATGGCTGGCAGCGGCTCAGCCCTGAATTCCCCACAGTGCCTCGGACAGCAGGCATTTGGTGAGGGCGCCGCCAACAAGGGCTTCGTGCAGCAAGGGGTGTACGGCCGTGGGGGCTACCCTGGGGGCCCCGGCTTCACTCCTGG GTATGCAGGCGGTcccgggggccctgggggcctgggTCTACCCTCACATGCCACACGACCCTCCACCGATTTCActcaggcggcggcggcggctgcggtgGCTGCTGCTGCAGCCACCGCCACGGCCACCGCCACGGCCACCGTGGCCGCCCTCCAGGAGAAGCAGAGCCAGGAGCTGAGCCAGTACGGAGCG ATGGGGGCCGGGCAGGCTTTCAACAGCCAGTTCCTGCAGCACGGAGGTCCCCGGGGGCCCAGCGTCCCAAGCAGCATGAACCCCACCAGCATGGGAGGGCTGCTGGGCCCCTCTGGCCTGAGCCCCATGGGCATGAACCCCCCCCGGGCGGCAGGCATGGCCCCCCTGTACGCAGGGCAGCGCCTGCCCCAGCATGGGTACGCTGGGCCCCCGCAGGCCCAGCCACTGCCCCGACAGGGGGTCAAGAGAGCCTATTCCAGCGAG GTTTATCCAGGGCAGCAGTACCTGCCAGGAGGCCAGTACGGGCCTAGTGCCACCCAGTACACACCTGGCGCCGGACAGtcttctgctccctcctcctatgCCGGCCACCGGCTGCCCCTGCAGCAGGGCCTGGCCCAGTCCctgcccgcccccggccctgcaGGACTGCACTACAAG CCCACCCGTTCCATCCCTGGCTACCCCAGCTCCCCACTGCCGGGGAGCCCCACGCCGCCCATGACCCCCGGCAGCAGCGTTCCCTACATGTCCACTAGCCAGGAGGTCAAGTCTCCCTTCCTGCCCGACCTCAAGCCCAGTGTGAGCTCCTTACACCCGTCACCCCCCG GCAGCGGCCCCTGCGACGAGCTGCGGCTGACCTTCCCCGTGCGGGACGGGGTGGTCCTGGAGCCCTTCCGCCTGCAGCACAACCTGGCTGTGAGCAACCATGCCTTCCAGCTCCGCGACTCTGTCTACAAGACCCTGATGCTGAG gCCCGACCTGGAGCTGCAGTTCAAGTGCTACCACCACGAGGACCGGCAGATGAACACCAACTGGCCGGCCTCTGTGCAGGTCAGCGTCAACGCCACCCCACTGACCATTGAGCGCGGCGACAACAAGACGTCCCATAAGCCCCTGTACCTGAAACACGTGTGCCAGCCAGGCCGCAACACCATCCAGATCACAGTCACAGCCTGCTGCTGC TCCCATCTGTTCGTGTTGCAGCTGGTCCACCGGCCCTCCGTTCGCTCAGTGCTGCAGGGTCTCCTCAAGAAGCGCCTCCTACCTGCCGAGCACTGTATCACCAAGA TAAAGCGCAACTTCAGCAGCGGCACcatcccaggcacccctgggccaAACGGCGAGGACGGGGTAGAGCAGACCGCCATCAAGGTGTCCCTCAAGTGCCCCATCACCTTCCGCAGGATCCAGCTCCCCGCCCGCGGTCACGACTGCCGCCACATCCAG TGCTTCGACCTGGAATCCTACCTACAGCTCAACTGCGAGAGGGGGACTTGGAGGTGCCCTGTGTGCAA TAAGACAGCGTTGCTGGAAGGCCTGGAGGTAGACCAGTACATGCTGGGCATTCTCATTTACATTCAGAA CTCCGATTACGAGGAGATCACCATCGACCCCACGTGCAGTTGGAAGCCGGTGCCAGTGAAGCCAGACGTACATGTCAAGGAGGAGCCGGATGGGCCCGTGCTGAAGCGCTGCCGCACTGTGAGCCCTGCGCACGTGCTCATGCCCAGTGTGATGGAGATGATTGcagccctgggccccggggccgcccccttcgcccccctgcagcccccctcAGCCCCAGCTCCTGGTGACTACCCCAGCCAGG CTTCCAGCTTCCTGGGACCCGGGACTTTCCCCGATTCCTTCCCGCCCGCCACGCCCAGCACCCCAGCCCTTCCGGAGTTCACTGCGGGGCCGCCCCCCAGCTCCTACCAATCTGACCTTCCCAGCAGCCTCCTGACCCCAGAGAAGTCTaccccctgcctcccaggccag ATGGCACCAGCGGGTCACCTGGACCCAGCCCACAACCCCGGGACGCAAGGCCTGCACGCCCCCAGCCTTGGGGGGCCCCCCGGGGCCCAGCTGCACCATGCAAACCCTCCCCCAGCATCCCGGCAGCCCCTGGGCCCAGTGAGCTCAGGCCCCCTCGGCGAGCTGGGCTTCAGTGCGGCCGCAGGCGTGATGGGGCCCCCCATGTCTGGGGCGGGGGAGGCCCCGGAACCGGCCCTGGAC CTGCTCCCAGAACTGACCAACCCCGAGGAACTGCTGTCCTACCTGGGCCCACCTGACCTCCCCACAAACAACAATGAtgacctgctctctctcttcgAGAACAACTGA
- the ZMIZ2 gene encoding zinc finger MIZ domain-containing protein 2 isoform X2: protein MNPMHPVKPALPPTPHGDGPFAYEAVPWQQSATQPAGSLSVVTTVWGVGNAAQSQVLGNPMGPAGSPPGGSVMPGMAGSGSALNSPQCLGQQAFGEGAANKGFVQQGVYGRGGYPGGPGFTPGYAGGPGGPGGLGLPSHATRPSTDFTQAAAAAAVAAAAATATATATATVAALQEKQSQELSQYGAMGAGQAFNSQFLQHGGPRGPSVPSSMNPTSMGGLLGPSGLSPMGMNPPRAAGMAPLYAGQRLPQHGYAGPPQAQPLPRQGVKRAYSSEVYPGQQYLPGGQYGPSATQYTPGAGQSSAPSSYAGHRLPLQQGLAQSLPAPGPAGLHYKPTEQFNGQGTSFNGGSVGYSQHGLSGPTRSIPGYPSSPLPGSPTPPMTPGSSVPYMSTSQEVKSPFLPDLKPSVSSLHPSPPGSGPCDELRLTFPVRDGVVLEPFRLQHNLAVSNHAFQLRDSVYKTLMLRPDLELQFKCYHHEDRQMNTNWPASVQVSVNATPLTIERGDNKTSHKPLYLKHVCQPGRNTIQITVTACCCSHLFVLQLVHRPSVRSVLQGLLKKRLLPAEHCITKIKRNFSSGTIPGTPGPNGEDGVEQTAIKVSLKCPITFRRIQLPARGHDCRHIQCFDLESYLQLNCERGTWRCPVCNKTALLEGLEVDQYMLGILIYIQNSDYEEITIDPTCSWKPVPVKPDVHVKEEPDGPVLKRCRTVSPAHVLMPSVMEMIAALGPGAAPFAPLQPPSAPAPGDYPSQASSFLGPGTFPDSFPPATPSTPALPEFTAGPPPSSYQSDLPSSLLTPEKSTPCLPGQMAPAGHLDPAHNPGTQGLHAPSLGGPPGAQLHHANPPPASRQPLGPVSSGPLGELGFSAAAGVMGPPMSGAGEAPEPALDLLPELTNPEELLSYLGPPDLPTNNNDDLLSLFENN, encoded by the exons ATGAACCCCATGCACCCCGTGaaacctgccctgccccccacgccACACGG TGATGGTCCATTTGCTTATGAGGCGGTGCCTTGGCAACAGAGCGCCACTCAGCCGGCGGGATCACTGTCTGTGGTCACAACCGTGTGGGGCGTTGGGAACGCGGCCCAGAGCCAG GTTTTGGGGAACCCCatgggccctgcagggagccccccggGTGGCTCTGTGATGCCTGGCATGGCTGGCAGCGGCTCAGCCCTGAATTCCCCACAGTGCCTCGGACAGCAGGCATTTGGTGAGGGCGCCGCCAACAAGGGCTTCGTGCAGCAAGGGGTGTACGGCCGTGGGGGCTACCCTGGGGGCCCCGGCTTCACTCCTGG GTATGCAGGCGGTcccgggggccctgggggcctgggTCTACCCTCACATGCCACACGACCCTCCACCGATTTCActcaggcggcggcggcggctgcggtgGCTGCTGCTGCAGCCACCGCCACGGCCACCGCCACGGCCACCGTGGCCGCCCTCCAGGAGAAGCAGAGCCAGGAGCTGAGCCAGTACGGAGCG ATGGGGGCCGGGCAGGCTTTCAACAGCCAGTTCCTGCAGCACGGAGGTCCCCGGGGGCCCAGCGTCCCAAGCAGCATGAACCCCACCAGCATGGGAGGGCTGCTGGGCCCCTCTGGCCTGAGCCCCATGGGCATGAACCCCCCCCGGGCGGCAGGCATGGCCCCCCTGTACGCAGGGCAGCGCCTGCCCCAGCATGGGTACGCTGGGCCCCCGCAGGCCCAGCCACTGCCCCGACAGGGGGTCAAGAGAGCCTATTCCAGCGAG GTTTATCCAGGGCAGCAGTACCTGCCAGGAGGCCAGTACGGGCCTAGTGCCACCCAGTACACACCTGGCGCCGGACAGtcttctgctccctcctcctatgCCGGCCACCGGCTGCCCCTGCAGCAGGGCCTGGCCCAGTCCctgcccgcccccggccctgcaGGACTGCACTACAAG CCCACAGAGCAGTTCAACGGGCAGGGCACCAGCTTCAACGGGGGGAGCGTCGGCTACAGCCAGCATGGCCTGAGTGGG CCCACCCGTTCCATCCCTGGCTACCCCAGCTCCCCACTGCCGGGGAGCCCCACGCCGCCCATGACCCCCGGCAGCAGCGTTCCCTACATGTCCACTAGCCAGGAGGTCAAGTCTCCCTTCCTGCCCGACCTCAAGCCCAGTGTGAGCTCCTTACACCCGTCACCCCCCG GCAGCGGCCCCTGCGACGAGCTGCGGCTGACCTTCCCCGTGCGGGACGGGGTGGTCCTGGAGCCCTTCCGCCTGCAGCACAACCTGGCTGTGAGCAACCATGCCTTCCAGCTCCGCGACTCTGTCTACAAGACCCTGATGCTGAG gCCCGACCTGGAGCTGCAGTTCAAGTGCTACCACCACGAGGACCGGCAGATGAACACCAACTGGCCGGCCTCTGTGCAGGTCAGCGTCAACGCCACCCCACTGACCATTGAGCGCGGCGACAACAAGACGTCCCATAAGCCCCTGTACCTGAAACACGTGTGCCAGCCAGGCCGCAACACCATCCAGATCACAGTCACAGCCTGCTGCTGC TCCCATCTGTTCGTGTTGCAGCTGGTCCACCGGCCCTCCGTTCGCTCAGTGCTGCAGGGTCTCCTCAAGAAGCGCCTCCTACCTGCCGAGCACTGTATCACCAAGA TAAAGCGCAACTTCAGCAGCGGCACcatcccaggcacccctgggccaAACGGCGAGGACGGGGTAGAGCAGACCGCCATCAAGGTGTCCCTCAAGTGCCCCATCACCTTCCGCAGGATCCAGCTCCCCGCCCGCGGTCACGACTGCCGCCACATCCAG TGCTTCGACCTGGAATCCTACCTACAGCTCAACTGCGAGAGGGGGACTTGGAGGTGCCCTGTGTGCAA TAAGACAGCGTTGCTGGAAGGCCTGGAGGTAGACCAGTACATGCTGGGCATTCTCATTTACATTCAGAA CTCCGATTACGAGGAGATCACCATCGACCCCACGTGCAGTTGGAAGCCGGTGCCAGTGAAGCCAGACGTACATGTCAAGGAGGAGCCGGATGGGCCCGTGCTGAAGCGCTGCCGCACTGTGAGCCCTGCGCACGTGCTCATGCCCAGTGTGATGGAGATGATTGcagccctgggccccggggccgcccccttcgcccccctgcagcccccctcAGCCCCAGCTCCTGGTGACTACCCCAGCCAGG CTTCCAGCTTCCTGGGACCCGGGACTTTCCCCGATTCCTTCCCGCCCGCCACGCCCAGCACCCCAGCCCTTCCGGAGTTCACTGCGGGGCCGCCCCCCAGCTCCTACCAATCTGACCTTCCCAGCAGCCTCCTGACCCCAGAGAAGTCTaccccctgcctcccaggccag ATGGCACCAGCGGGTCACCTGGACCCAGCCCACAACCCCGGGACGCAAGGCCTGCACGCCCCCAGCCTTGGGGGGCCCCCCGGGGCCCAGCTGCACCATGCAAACCCTCCCCCAGCATCCCGGCAGCCCCTGGGCCCAGTGAGCTCAGGCCCCCTCGGCGAGCTGGGCTTCAGTGCGGCCGCAGGCGTGATGGGGCCCCCCATGTCTGGGGCGGGGGAGGCCCCGGAACCGGCCCTGGAC CTGCTCCCAGAACTGACCAACCCCGAGGAACTGCTGTCCTACCTGGGCCCACCTGACCTCCCCACAAACAACAATGAtgacctgctctctctcttcgAGAACAACTGA